The sequence below is a genomic window from Candidatus Zixiibacteriota bacterium.
GGTATCCAGACCAGGTTGGCCAGCGCAACGCCCCAGAGGGTGGCGATAAAGGCCGAGGCGATTGCCGAAGCCATACGGGCCGGATCATCGGTATTGGCAAGGGTATGGATAAGTCCCAGCACGGTTCCGATGATGCCCATCGTGGGTGAGAATCCGCCCATGGTGCGGAACAGTTTGATGCCATGCATATGGCGTTCTGAAATGTAGTTCATCTCGGCTTGTAGCGTATCCTTGAGGACGGTCGCCTCGGTGCCGTCGATCACCATCTGCAACGCCTGTTTGAAGAATGGATTCTTAACCGAGCTGAGTTCCTTTTCGAGTCCCAGGATGCCGTCACGGCGGGCACGTTCAGCCATAAATGAAATCTGGCTGATCAGTTTGGGATGATCCTGTGTTTCGCCGGTCAGGGCGATACGAATATACTGCGGGATACGCAACACGGTATCCATCGAAGTGGTTACCATGGTCGCTCCCAGTGTGCCCCCGATTACGATGAACATGGC
It includes:
- a CDS encoding flagellar motor protein — its product is MDISTIVGLLLGLSAIVISFIWEGGHLEMVLAGPAMFIVIGGTLGATMVTTSMDTVLRIPQYIRIALTGETQDHPKLISQISFMAERARRDGILGLEKELSSVKNPFFKQALQMVIDGTEATVLKDTLQAEMNYISERHMHGIKLFRTMGGFSPTMGIIGTVLGLIHTLANTDDPARMASAIASAFIATLWGVALANLVWIPIAEKLNYRHDEEQVSLEIVTEGVVAIQSGDNPRMISTRLTSYINPSKRKFDDKPPYQRSRLEQDRSGKMASHIR